In Mycetocola spongiae, the genomic stretch CGCGTGCCCGCGCGGCGGGCCGTTGTGAGTCTCGCGTGGCCGCGCGGCGGGGAGGGCCGATAGTATCGGGGGGAGCCCCGTGCGGGGCGATCAGGGGCGCGGACGGAGGCCAGGATGACGGGGCAGACCGGCGAGCGTAAGCGCGGGCGACCCACCGCGAGCGAGCGCGAGGAGCGCCGCGAGATTATTCTTGATGCCGCCGTGGCGCTTTTTCTTGACGAGGGCTATGGGCATGTCAGCGTGGACGCGATTGCCGAGCGCTCGGGGGTCACCAAGCGCACCCTGTATATCTATTTTGGCGATAAATCCGAGATTTTTGCCGCGGCCGTGGGGCGCCTGCACGATCGGGTGATTCGGGAGGCCGAGGACCGCGCCGAGCGCCTTCCCGAGCTCTCGCGTCGCATCGTGCGCACCCTGCACTCGGCGGAGGCCGTGGCCCTGCACCGGCTGGTGATTGCCGAATCCGGCCGCTTCCCCGATCTGGCCGCGGCGTTTTATCGGGCCGGCCCCGAACGCTATCGCGCGCTGCTGGCCGAACGCCTGATCGCCACCGCGGGCTCGGGTATCGCCCGCGAGGCGCTCGCCGAGGCACTGTTCTCCCTGCTGCTGGGCGAGGCCCATCGCCGCCGCCTGCTGGGGATCCTCGGCCCGATCACCGATTCCGAGGTTGCGCGGCATGCCGATGCGGCGCTGCGTGTCCTGGGCCTGGGCGAGGGCCGGCCCTAAACCACCCGCGCTTCCCCCTCCTGTCCGGAGGCCTTCCTTTTCCCCTATTATGCCCGGCCCGATCATCGGGGCCGCGGCCTCGTATATGGGTTATCCGGCCTCCCTGCCGTGGCAATATTTGGCGTCTTTCCGGTAATTTCTCTTCTCCGCCTTGTTGTAAACCATAAAATGGAACTAAAGTGGTATCGGTTTACTAATCAAAGGAGATCCCATGACCACGCCCGTGATCGTTAACGCACGTTTTTTCCCCCGCGCGGGGCAGGAGGCGGCCCTGGTCGAGGCCCTCATCGCGGCGATCGCCCCGGTCCACGCCGAGGCGGGCTGCGAGCTCTACGCCCTGAACTCCCATGACTCGGGCGAACTCCTGATGATCGAGAAGTGGAGCAGCGCGGATCTGCTTGATGCCCATGCCGCCGGTCCCGCCGTGCGGGATCTGGATGCCGCGATCGCCCCGTTCCTTGCCCGCCCCGTCCTGGTTGAGCGGTTCACAGCCGTGCCCGCGGGAGATGTCCGGCTGGGCGCGCTTTAGGCCCTCGCCCCGGCCCTTCCCCCTTGCGGCACCCTCCCGCCGCCCCACCCGATCCGCACTCGCGCCTCCGGGCCCCTGTTCCTCCCCGTTTGACCCCGCAAAGGAGCGATCATTCACGATTCATCCCTCATTGCCCGCCTGCTCGGGGGCCTCGACAAGATCGTCCAGATTCTTGTGGCCGTCCTCCTGCTTCTGATCGCGTTTGCGGTCTGCTGGCAGGTTTTTGCCCGCTATGTTTCCTCGGCCTCCTCCGCCTGGACCAGTGAGCTTGCGTCGATGGCCTTTGTGTGGCTCGCGATGTTTGCCATTGCCCTCGGCGTGCGTCGCGGACGCCATATGAAGCTCGATATCTGGGAGTATCTGCCCTATCGACGCTGGCTTATTCGCACGATCGATACCATCGCCGCGCTGGGCGTCGCCGTGGTGCTGGTCCTGCTGATCTGGTTTGGCTTTGAAATGCTTGGCCCCGCCTTTCGCCGCCTCCAACCCGGGCTCGGAATCTCGTTTGGTTGGGTATCGCTTGCCGTCCCGGTGGGATGCCTGGTCAGCCTGATCTTTGCCATTGAGGCCTGGTGGAAGGTATTCCATGCCCCGCGGGATACCGATGTTCTGGCCGCACCCATCCTCTTCCAAAAATCCGAGGCCACACAGCCCGCTACCGAGGGAATCTAACCGTGGGTATTTCACTATTGGGGAATTTTTTCCTCGCGCTCCTGGCCCGAATCCCCGTGGGCTTTGCCCTCGCCCTGGCCTCCTTCATCACGCTGTGGATCATGTCCGATGTGCCCCTGACCGTGGGTGCGCAGCGCGTGGTCGCGGGCATGACGCCGTTCCCGCTCCTTGCGATTCCGCTGTTTGTGCTCGCCGGTGGGCTCATGAACGCCGGGGGAATCACCAAGCGCCTCCTGAATCTCGCCGATGCCGTGGTGGGGGGAATGCGCGGCGGCCTGGCCCAGGCCAATGTGCTGTCCTCGCTGATGTTTGGTGGCATTTCGGGATCCGCCGTGGCGGACGTATCGAGCTTTGGTCGAATCCTGATCCCCGCGATGAAGCAGCGCAATTACACCGCTGCCTTCTCGGCGGCCGTATCCGCCGCGGCCCCCGTGGTCTCGCCGCTGATGCCGCCGAGCATCGCGATGATCGTCTACGGCGTGGTGAGCGGTACCTCGATCGGTAAGCTCTTTTTTGCCGGGCTGATCCCCGCCTTCCTGTATATCGCGCTGCTGATGATCACGGTGCACCTCGTGGTGCGTAAGCGCGGATTCACGGATGAGGCGCTGCTTGAGGCCAAGGGAGACCTGTCCCGGATCGGGAAGACCGCCCCCGCGGACCGACCGCGGTTCTGGCGTTCGCTCTATGAGGCCATCCCCGCCCTGCTGATGCCCGTGATCATCCTGGTGGGAATCCGGTTTGGAATCTTCACCCCCACCGAGGCGGCCGCCGTCGCGGTGCTGTACTCACTCATCGTGGGGGCATTCCTCTACCGCGAGTTGAAGATCAAAAATCTGATTCACTCGCTCGTGGATTCCAGCATGGTGGTGGGTCTGATCATGCTTGTTTTGGCCGCCGCGCAGCTCTATTCCTGGGCCCTGACCCAGGGGCGGGTCCCGCAGGCCCTGGCCAATGGCCTATTCTCGGTCACCGAGAACCCCCTGGTCTTGCTCCTGCTGATTAACGTGCTCCTGATCGTGATCGGTATGTTCCTCGAGGCCAATGCCGCCGTGATTATTCTGACCCCGATCCTGTTCCCGCTCGCCATCGAGATGGGGGTGGACCCCGTGCATCTGGGTGTCATCATCGTGGGTAACCTCGGCATCGGCCTGATCACCCCGCCCGTGGGACTCACCCTGATGCTCTCCGCGGAGATAGCGCGGGTGAATATGGTGAGCGCGATTCGCGCCGTCTGGCCGTTCCTCATCACCTCGGGTATTTTCCTCCTGCTTATTACGTATATCCCCCAGATCTCGCTCTGGCTGCCCGGCTGGCTTATGCCCTAGCGGCCGCCCGCGCGCGATCATTCATCCCCTGTAATACCCCTACTCACAAAGGAGTGATTATGAAAATCACAAAAATCGTTCTTGCCGGTCTCGCGGCGGGAACCCTCGTTCTGACCGGATGCTCATCGGGATCCCCGGAGGCCGGTTCCGGCGGGGAAAAAAAGATTACGCTCACGCTGGGTCATGCCGGCAATGAGACCGATGCCCGGCAGGTGGCCGCGACGCGCCTTAAGGAGATCGTGGAGGAAAAGAGCGGCGGCGATATCACCGTGGAAATCTACGCCTCCTCAACCCTGGGCACGTGGGAGGAAATGATCGAGGGCCTGCAACTGGGCACCACCGATGTGGTGATCGAGTCGATGCTGGCCGTGGAGTCCTATACCGATCTTTCGGGTATCGAGACCGCACCGTTCCTCTACGACAGCCAGGAGGACTTCTTTAAAGTCTGGGATGGTGAACTGGGCACGGAGATTAAAACCGCGGTGAGCGAGGCCTCGGGATATGAGCTGCTGGGTAATCTCTATCGCGGCCCGCGCGAGCTGAATACCAAAAAGCCCGTCACCACGCTCTCCGAGCTGCAGGGCATGACCATCCGCACGCCTTCGG encodes the following:
- a CDS encoding TetR/AcrR family transcriptional regulator — translated: MTGQTGERKRGRPTASEREERREIILDAAVALFLDEGYGHVSVDAIAERSGVTKRTLYIYFGDKSEIFAAAVGRLHDRVIREAEDRAERLPELSRRIVRTLHSAEAVALHRLVIAESGRFPDLAAAFYRAGPERYRALLAERLIATAGSGIAREALAEALFSLLLGEAHRRRLLGILGPITDSEVARHADAALRVLGLGEGRP
- a CDS encoding putative quinol monooxygenase; translated protein: MTTPVIVNARFFPRAGQEAALVEALIAAIAPVHAEAGCELYALNSHDSGELLMIEKWSSADLLDAHAAGPAVRDLDAAIAPFLARPVLVERFTAVPAGDVRLGAL
- a CDS encoding TRAP transporter small permease, with protein sequence MAVLLLLIAFAVCWQVFARYVSSASSAWTSELASMAFVWLAMFAIALGVRRGRHMKLDIWEYLPYRRWLIRTIDTIAALGVAVVLVLLIWFGFEMLGPAFRRLQPGLGISFGWVSLAVPVGCLVSLIFAIEAWWKVFHAPRDTDVLAAPILFQKSEATQPATEGI
- a CDS encoding TRAP transporter large permease is translated as MGISLLGNFFLALLARIPVGFALALASFITLWIMSDVPLTVGAQRVVAGMTPFPLLAIPLFVLAGGLMNAGGITKRLLNLADAVVGGMRGGLAQANVLSSLMFGGISGSAVADVSSFGRILIPAMKQRNYTAAFSAAVSAAAPVVSPLMPPSIAMIVYGVVSGTSIGKLFFAGLIPAFLYIALLMITVHLVVRKRGFTDEALLEAKGDLSRIGKTAPADRPRFWRSLYEAIPALLMPVIILVGIRFGIFTPTEAAAVAVLYSLIVGAFLYRELKIKNLIHSLVDSSMVVGLIMLVLAAAQLYSWALTQGRVPQALANGLFSVTENPLVLLLLINVLLIVIGMFLEANAAVIILTPILFPLAIEMGVDPVHLGVIIVGNLGIGLITPPVGLTLMLSAEIARVNMVSAIRAVWPFLITSGIFLLLITYIPQISLWLPGWLMP
- a CDS encoding TRAP transporter substrate-binding protein, with protein sequence MKITKIVLAGLAAGTLVLTGCSSGSPEAGSGGEKKITLTLGHAGNETDARQVAATRLKEIVEEKSGGDITVEIYASSTLGTWEEMIEGLQLGTTDVVIESMLAVESYTDLSGIETAPFLYDSQEDFFKVWDGELGTEIKTAVSEASGYELLGNLYRGPRELNTKKPVTTLSELQGMTIRTPSAPTMLATWKELGARAEAMPANETYSALESGVLDGQENPLDSILFTSMYEVAPNINLTSHVYANYHFIMWEDYLTGLPEDAQKIIREAAEVVGGEYSKTTVDSAKKYREDLENGGATFNKITDREQWVEAVKPIYGTLAPQVQQWITQIQDGQ